From the genome of Bacteroidota bacterium, one region includes:
- a CDS encoding PASTA domain-containing protein translates to MKFFKFLISRAFWVNILIFLAIVVVIFISIQFFMSKFTHHGESLTVPDFKGYTVQQLDEICNDRGLRYSISDSIYKAGVPYFTVVEQSPKAHSKVKHNRRIYFTISSDKPPKVKLPNLMDVSLRQALVIIESAGLKVGELEYVPDIAQNVVLRVTKDGRELKQGSFIKKGSEINLVLGDGLSSQKRRVPDLREMPLDEAVFALKGFGFNIGAIIYNKEVKDSSEAIIYKQYPLPNPDEKLAQGEAIDIWLTTVSEIERMNIKNNNKDFQDSLKKAMENEKIIIE, encoded by the coding sequence GTGAAATTTTTTAAATTTTTGATAAGTAGAGCATTCTGGGTAAATATTTTAATTTTCCTTGCTATTGTTGTTGTTATTTTTATAAGTATTCAGTTTTTTATGAGCAAATTCACTCATCATGGCGAGTCTCTTACAGTTCCTGATTTTAAAGGATATACGGTACAGCAGTTAGATGAAATTTGTAATGATCGTGGGTTGAGATATTCTATATCCGATTCTATTTATAAAGCTGGAGTTCCTTATTTTACTGTTGTGGAACAATCACCAAAAGCTCATTCAAAAGTAAAACATAACCGAAGAATTTATTTTACCATTAGTTCTGATAAACCACCAAAAGTAAAGTTGCCTAATTTGATGGATGTATCTCTGCGTCAAGCATTGGTGATAATTGAATCGGCAGGATTAAAAGTAGGTGAACTTGAATATGTTCCCGACATTGCACAAAATGTTGTTTTAAGAGTTACTAAAGATGGAAGAGAATTAAAGCAAGGATCTTTTATAAAAAAAGGCTCGGAAATAAATCTTGTTCTTGGTGATGGATTATCTTCTCAAAAAAGAAGAGTTCCCGATTTACGTGAGATGCCTCTTGATGAGGCTGTTTTTGCCCTTAAAGGATTTGGATTTAATATTGGTGCAATAATTTATAATAAAGAAGTTAAAGATAGTTCTGAGGCAATAATTTACAAACAATATCCGTTACCTAATCCTGATGAAAAGCTGGCTCAGGGTGAGGCGATAGATATTTGGCTTACCACCGTTTCGGAAATAGAAAGAATGAATATTAAAAATAATAACAAAGATTTTCAAGACAGTCTTAAAAAAGCAATGGAAAATGAGAAAATCATTATTGAATAA